From a region of the Dehalococcoidia bacterium genome:
- a CDS encoding adenylate/guanylate cyclase domain-containing protein, which produces MDGELRYCTSADGTRIAYMVFSDHPGIPIIQVTSWVFPIAHASFQDSVGAWYERPGSTFRLISYDRRGVGASQRDRVHDFSLEAQTSDLAAVVDHLALDEFFLIGFMDGTAAATAYAATHPSRVRRLILNSPLPRGADPWEPETLRALLQLVPASWPMAARMIGELLWSHEANDSRRANVRSLVSSCSPDVASAYLQFWAGYDVTAYLPKVQAPTLVVTVGVNERTVAGARNTAALMLDARCIDLDTHAKAVDAVLRFLKDEQPLRLPSSSRAALSGTAVILFTDVAGSTSLTERMGDAAFRLAASALDERMRAAIWECGGTPVEGKVLGDGLMAVFTSAAQAIGAARRCVALSAESELRLHVGIHAGDVIHEKNNVYGGAVNIASRICELCEPGEIMVSQTIRDLARTSASVTFHDRGEQLLKGITDPIRVFVVVPGD; this is translated from the coding sequence ATGGATGGCGAATTGCGCTACTGCACCAGCGCCGACGGCACCCGCATCGCCTACATGGTCTTCAGCGACCACCCCGGCATCCCGATCATACAGGTCACGTCCTGGGTGTTCCCGATCGCGCACGCTTCGTTCCAGGATTCCGTGGGTGCCTGGTACGAGCGCCCTGGATCGACGTTTCGACTCATCTCGTACGACCGCCGTGGGGTCGGTGCGTCACAGCGCGACCGCGTGCATGATTTCTCGCTCGAAGCGCAGACGTCTGATCTCGCCGCCGTCGTGGACCATCTCGCGCTCGACGAGTTTTTCCTCATCGGTTTCATGGATGGCACCGCCGCTGCCACGGCCTACGCCGCCACCCATCCCTCGCGCGTCCGCCGTCTGATCCTCAATTCGCCGTTGCCTCGCGGAGCCGACCCGTGGGAGCCCGAGACGCTGCGCGCGCTTCTCCAACTCGTTCCCGCGAGCTGGCCTATGGCTGCCCGCATGATCGGCGAGCTGCTCTGGTCACATGAGGCGAACGATTCGCGTAGAGCAAACGTCCGTTCCCTCGTCTCCAGTTGCTCTCCAGACGTCGCCTCGGCGTACCTTCAGTTCTGGGCCGGCTACGACGTCACGGCGTATCTTCCAAAGGTGCAGGCGCCCACACTCGTGGTCACCGTCGGTGTGAATGAACGGACGGTCGCGGGCGCCCGCAATACCGCTGCCCTCATGCTCGACGCTCGGTGCATCGATCTGGATACTCACGCAAAGGCAGTCGACGCGGTTCTCCGCTTCCTCAAGGATGAGCAACCGCTGCGCCTACCGTCATCTTCGAGAGCCGCATTGTCCGGTACAGCCGTCATTCTCTTCACCGATGTCGCCGGAAGCACTTCGCTCACAGAACGGATGGGTGATGCGGCGTTTCGCCTCGCCGCCAGCGCCCTTGACGAACGCATGCGCGCCGCCATCTGGGAATGCGGCGGTACACCCGTCGAAGGCAAGGTGCTCGGCGATGGCCTCATGGCGGTCTTCACCTCGGCCGCGCAGGCCATCGGCGCCGCTCGTCGCTGCGTCGCACTGAGCGCCGAGTCCGAGCTGCGTCTGCACGTCGGCATCCATGCCGGCGATGTCATCCACGAGAAAAACAACGTGTACGGCGGCGCGGTGAACATTGCGTCTCGCATATGTGAACTGTGTGAGCCCGGCGAGATCATGGTTTCTCAGACGATCCGCGACCTCGCAAGAACGTCGGCGAGCGTGACGTTTCATGACCGCGGTGAGCAGCTTCTCAAGGGCATCA
- the coaE gene encoding dephospho-CoA kinase (Dephospho-CoA kinase (CoaE) performs the final step in coenzyme A biosynthesis.), with protein sequence MTTVIGLTGGIASGKSAVSRMLAERGALVIDADRVGHEAYAPGSACHAAVVEAFGSDIVGADGEIDRKALGGKVFGDPERRKRLEGIVWPWMRTTMEGRLQRLREESVPVVVLEAAVLIEADWVPIVDRVWLVTVSPDVAKARMMSRNGLSAEQAEQRIAAQLTNDERARHAQVIIENSGTLEDLEQRVAAEWEKLAAAAGRKA encoded by the coding sequence GTGACCACCGTCATCGGACTTACGGGAGGCATCGCCAGCGGCAAATCCGCCGTGAGCCGGATGCTCGCGGAGCGCGGGGCGCTGGTGATCGACGCCGACAGGGTGGGGCACGAGGCGTACGCGCCGGGCAGCGCGTGCCATGCGGCGGTCGTGGAGGCCTTCGGGAGCGACATCGTCGGGGCAGACGGCGAGATCGACCGCAAGGCGCTCGGCGGCAAGGTCTTCGGCGATCCGGAGCGTCGCAAGCGGCTGGAAGGCATCGTCTGGCCGTGGATGCGGACGACGATGGAGGGCCGCCTGCAGCGCCTGCGCGAAGAAAGCGTACCTGTCGTCGTGCTGGAGGCGGCGGTGCTTATCGAGGCGGACTGGGTGCCGATCGTGGACCGGGTGTGGCTCGTAACAGTGTCGCCTGACGTCGCGAAGGCGCGCATGATGAGCCGCAACGGCCTGAGCGCCGAGCAGGCGGAGCAGCGCATCGCGGCGCAACTGACGAACGACGAGCGGGCACGGCACGCGCAGGTAATCATCGAAAACAGCGGCACGCTGGAGGACCTGGAGCAGCGCGTGGCTGCGGAATGGGAGAAGCTTGCCGCGGCGGCCGGGAGGAAGGCATGA
- a CDS encoding CbbQ/NirQ/NorQ/GpvN family protein, protein MTIKGLEESESEHYREYAIEEYHPHQEPYYVPTGDEVDLFTAAFESRVPVLLKGPTGCGKTRFVEYMAWKLGRPLTIVKGDKSQNEGATQALPLVTVACHEDLTASDLVGRYLLEGESTRWIDGPLTRAVKAGAICYLDEVVEARKDTTVLIHPLTDHRRMLPIEKRGQLIEAREGFLLVISYNPGYQSALKDLKHSTRQRFISLEFTHPRKELEAKIIAHESGVAEEIANDLAKLGEKVRNLREHGLAEGVSTRLLVYTGKLIQKGIPPRRACQVGVVWALTDDVDVQRSIEEVASSIFE, encoded by the coding sequence ATGACGATCAAGGGCCTGGAAGAGTCGGAGTCGGAGCACTATCGCGAGTACGCGATCGAGGAGTACCACCCGCACCAGGAGCCGTACTACGTGCCGACGGGCGACGAGGTCGACCTGTTCACGGCGGCCTTCGAGTCTCGCGTCCCGGTGCTGCTGAAGGGTCCGACCGGGTGCGGCAAGACGCGCTTCGTCGAGTACATGGCGTGGAAGCTCGGGCGGCCGCTGACGATCGTCAAGGGGGACAAGAGCCAGAACGAAGGCGCGACGCAAGCGCTGCCGCTGGTGACGGTCGCCTGTCACGAGGACCTGACGGCGAGCGACCTCGTCGGGCGGTACCTGCTGGAGGGCGAATCGACGCGCTGGATCGATGGTCCGCTGACGCGCGCGGTGAAGGCGGGCGCGATCTGCTACCTGGACGAAGTCGTCGAGGCGCGCAAAGACACGACGGTGCTGATCCACCCGTTGACGGACCACCGCCGCATGCTGCCGATCGAGAAGCGGGGGCAGCTGATCGAGGCGCGCGAGGGGTTCCTGCTGGTGATCTCGTACAACCCGGGGTACCAGAGCGCGCTCAAGGACCTGAAGCACAGCACGCGCCAGCGTTTCATTTCGCTGGAGTTCACGCATCCGCGCAAAGAGCTGGAAGCGAAGATCATCGCGCACGAGAGCGGCGTCGCCGAGGAGATCGCGAACGACCTGGCGAAGCTCGGCGAGAAGGTGCGCAACCTGCGCGAGCACGGGCTGGCGGAGGGCGTGAGCACACGGTTGCTCGTCTACACGGGCAAGCTGATCCAGAAGGGCATCCCGCCGCGTCGCGCCTGCCAGGTGGGCGTCGTGTGGGCGTTGACCGATGACGTCGACGTGCAGCGCAGCATCGAAGAAGTGGCGAGTTCGATTTTCGAGTAG
- a CDS encoding peptidylprolyl isomerase, producing the protein MLVVLAMLAAAMIACGGGDDDDYGNTGSTDATPGSTRAAAPTQETAMYSAEPPMTIDADKQYFATIKTDGGDMKLELYPKDAPRHVNSFVFLAREGFYEGVTFHRVIPGFVAQAGDPTGTGSGGPGYNVPDEVNARTFEDGTLGMAKTAAPNSAGSQWFICYAPQPDLNGGYTVFGQLVEGRDVLDKIMPRDPATARAPGTVINSIEIEER; encoded by the coding sequence ATGTTGGTTGTGCTCGCCATGCTCGCCGCCGCGATGATCGCGTGCGGGGGCGGCGACGACGATGACTACGGAAACACCGGCAGTACGGACGCTACGCCCGGGTCGACACGGGCCGCGGCGCCGACACAGGAGACGGCCATGTACTCCGCCGAACCGCCGATGACGATCGACGCCGACAAGCAGTACTTCGCGACGATCAAGACCGACGGCGGCGACATGAAGCTGGAGTTGTACCCGAAGGACGCGCCGCGGCACGTCAACAGCTTCGTGTTTCTTGCGCGCGAGGGCTTCTACGAAGGGGTGACGTTTCATCGCGTGATCCCCGGGTTCGTCGCACAGGCGGGCGACCCGACGGGCACGGGCAGCGGCGGTCCCGGATACAACGTCCCGGACGAAGTGAACGCGCGGACGTTCGAAGACGGGACGCTGGGCATGGCGAAGACGGCAGCGCCGAACTCGGCCGGCAGCCAGTGGTTCATCTGCTATGCGCCGCAGCCGGACCTGAACGGCGGCTACACGGTCTTCGGGCAGCTCGTCGAGGGGCGCGATGTATTGGACAAGATCATGCCGCGCGATCCGGCGACGGCGCGGGCACCGGGCACGGTGATCAACTCGATCGAGATCGAGGAACGGTAG